A segment of the Cololabis saira isolate AMF1-May2022 chromosome 3, fColSai1.1, whole genome shotgun sequence genome:
GGGTTTTCTGAGACAATCATTTTAGGTTTACCTTTAGAGGGCGTGTAAAAAGTGATCATGGCAGAACTTCCTGatagttttcttgttttaacctCAGCTTtgtttataaagcaccttttttccccttcttcactattcatatttttattttattaacaccttgaattgccttgttgctgaaatgtgctacacagataaacctgccttgccttTCAAACACAAGAGCAACTCAGAGGCCTCAATGGAATACAACATTGAAATCGTTGGAGAAAACTGCTACATCTAATTAAATTTCTTTAACTTAAGCCAACTTAAATTTCACTTGATCGACATTTCAAACTTACAGAAGACGGCTAACTTTAACTTAattaactagatgtttactggaACCAGCTAACTTTAACTTGATTAACATTAAAAGCTTACTGGGACCAGCTGACTGTAGTTAAATTTAACTTGAATAACAGTTTTAAGTTTACTGGAGCCAGTTAACTTTTACTTAATCAACATTATGAATGACTGGACTAAATTTTCCGGACTACGAAAATATTAGTTTCCTTTAGTTTTGATAATACTACAGAGGTAGAAGAAAGTAGTTCTagaaatgtattttatgtgtGATTTGAAGGACAAATCCTGGTCAGAAATCACTTTCACAATTCCTCACAGTAGTACTAGATGACAAAGTAATGTGATGCTGTATTAAAAAATGGCTGGACGGTCTATTTCTGAAGTGCTGAGGTGCAAAGACAACAGGCGAGAGTAGCTGACCTGGTCATCTTAGTATTTTTGTCATGTGTTAGTGCAGAGCTAGAGAAATGATCTGAAAATGGACCCAGTTTAGTATTTGTGACCAATTTTCGAGGAGGTGGGCACCCAGGAACGATGACTTCACAGACACAATGCAGAATCCTCAATGTCAATGTTGAGGAAAGCCCAAAAGAAACAGCTAGAACTGGCAAACTTCTCCCCTCCTGAGctgcatcttttcttttttagcgAATAAATTCCAATAGCTCCCCTTCTTGTTAATACTGTCACGTTACTCATTGAATGAcaagaagaattaaagctgcggGCAGCGTTGATCGGacccctcgcactcatggccactgcCCCCCACCCCAGGTGCCCCCACATTCCTGGGTTAATATCACTATAAAGTGCCTTTGGGGTCCACACCAAAGTCAATttatcatcataagcatatTAGAAAATAACATTCTAAGGTTCTGGAGATGGAGTAAATGACCAAAAATGTGCACACAAGTGTTATGGCAAGTCTCTTGACATGGAATTACACCGTTTTAAAccatttttgaattgaattcaatatactttattgtcccacttggggaaatttgtcttggactcGACAGCTGAGCCACAAATGTCTTGACAGCTacagtgacaaaaaaatacataagcGGGCACACCATTTCAGCAACAATTACACACATTACACCAATTGAAACATGCTAAAAATCACCATAATAAAACacagtataaaaaaatatattaattaataaaaggATCGCAAGTCTTTTGGCCTCATGCAGGATTGTTCAGGAGTTTGATGGAGGTTGGCACTAATTAAAGCGATTCAATTTGCACTTGGAAACCCTGTATCGTCCCCCAGAGGGCAGTAGCTTGTATTCCGAGTAAAGGATGTGGGAAGGCTCGGCCACCGTCCTCTGGGCCTGCCTGACAACTGTTTGATCATAGCTGAACTGCAAGAAATGACGGTCCCTTTTCCCCATCACTTTCACGGCTGTACGCACCAAACGGGCCAGTTTGGTTTTCAGACGGACAGTAAGGTTCCCATACCAGGCTAAAAACAAGGTTCCCGGGTCTGTGCATTCCTTTGTGTAAAGTGTAAAAAGGACAGGAGCACTGACACAACCCTGCGGGGCACCTGTGCTAATTGATTTGATCTCTGAGAGGGTGTTGTTGGTTCTTACCTGCTGACTTCTATtggttaaaaatgaaaaataccaTTTatcgtattttcgcgaccatacggcgcgccgtgtggaaaagtgcagcctcagttttgtgtgtcatttctgtatttaaaacacacatatggcgcaccgaacgaaaaggcgccgtctacacacagaCATGGCGCGCCGCCttgcaacaacacacacacaagcatacaagtgtgcgtatttaaacaTAGAGCgagagcaaaacttagtttgattgtgctttatttaagttattacaatcGTTATTGCATTAAAAAGGGGCTGAAAACTTTTCTGTTCAGGAAGtctttccctggtcttttattgatgtttctattgtctctgtgcttttatgcttttacttctgttttttttatgtatctacattttattccttttgtttattttgtctgCTGGTATCTGTAGCACTcattttatgaaaagtgctttaccaATTAGATGAAGAGCATCGCAGAGGTTTATGTTCACTTTTAGTAAAAGTTTTGGGTTTTCTCCGGCTTACTGTGGTTTCCTCCCATTATTAACTTTTACTTCAAGAAATCAGTCCATTCCTattatagaataaataaaaggagttAAAATCGagagttttttttcatcaatctTTCCATCATACTGTGATTCTCGATTGGTGGGAAAGTGATATGTACAAATCATCTGCTctattgtggcttttttttctgaaattatTCATCTAAAATACTGGTCATGTACATGGAGAAATTATGTTCAAcattatttattacattttaatagGATAAACTTGTCTTGGATACAGAACAAATAGATGAATTAactgaatgtattaatattttGTCCTAATATTGCAGTGGAGCATAAAAATAGTGTGGTGAGATTATGGCTCTTTTAAGGTTTagatttcttgtctttttttttttttatctaatattttttatccctgattttttcccattttatcacccagtgctcatacctaagtgacagtcctgggcattgccatcctctaccaacccagggagggccctacactgagctcaggtctcctccttaacctgaggagtgacgggccgcttcttttcaacaggcagggtggggccccggttggccagagggggcagtatagcccaggactgttgcatgtttttgtgagggtagctcacattgctacccaaggggagaacatgcaaactccacacagaaaggccctttcgcctaccccacccagggtgtgggcgctgaagtcatgggggaactaacacgcacttcagcgcccacagcgtccccggcgagaattgaacccaggaccttcttgctgtgagaggACACTCTTCTGATTGGTGAATATTCATGAGGTCTTGCTAATACACAACCTGCCGTAGGGGGCTCTGTGTTGATACATAGATTATATTATTGTTCACAAGATTCACAAAACTGTTAATACttcttataatatataaatgatGCAGAAATATCGAAATAGCAGTATTGAACAGAAAAGTAATAGCTTGAGAGTTGTGATGGCTTCAGATCTGTCGGATGTGGTAAGATGCTGGCCCTGTTTAACTACCAACTATATCTTTATTTGATTCTTGATAAAAACAAGTCTAGAAATGAAGAATATTTCAACAAATACTTGAATGGAATGAAATAATCTACTGGTTTTGTCTTTTGcgcacatttttattttctgcgTGTTTATTGGATAAAGGCCTCATCCAGAGGTCCTACGTTTGCGTGTTTTCCAGGTTGCAATCTTAAGAATCCTCCTATGGCCATGCCAAGACACCACCGGGACATGAAATGTCAGAAattttcttattttaagcaaaaatatatatttttacctaTGAAACACTGTTCTTGACTAGaatcttaaaactagcaaaattttcttgaaaaaaaGATTCTTTCTcagaaattagtttttgcagGGTGCTTttgcaaaaatgaatgaataaatagtAAAATGAGAGATGAGTCAGTTTCCTTAAGAAGTATATTTTTTCATGAATAAGTAACTGTATGAGTGAAGCGAGCCAGTGGTCTTAAATCCCATCCAGTAGATAAACTCTTTTCCAAACTGACACTTTATATCACATGTGAAGTTCTCTTTTCATCAGCCAAATGAGTATATTTGATGTGCTTTTTTATATAACAGGTATGAAACGTGGCATCCAGTGAAATGCTACCACAAActgttaaacttttttttttttttttttcctgtgcacACATTAACCttaaaaacaaattatacaaCTGGTTTTCAAGCATCTAAACTTTGGAGTTAAATATTCATCAActttgagaaaatagtcaagTATCACAGAACAAAATGTCCTGTTGAATAAgttgtttacttttacttatgtTTACTTACTGCATACAAGCTTGAAAGAAATTCAAATATGTCTTTGTTTATTCTATGATTATCTTTGGATCTGTTGTAGAGATATGTTTTTCAGTAAAAATCTCCCAGAAACAAACAGCAAGTGGCAGGAAACAGTTGTATTTTTAACtaaatttcttattttggtaaaagctggaaatcagagcaCTTCATCAATAACAGTCATTATTCTCGAGTATAGATTTTTGTTGCAACTCCAATACTTTAAATACACACCGTTTTGTTCCACCTGTCCATCAAACTCCATTAACAGTTGCTAAAAGTGAATATGTTGAGGTTAACTCACAGACCTGGAGAaacgaggaggaagaggaacacgAGGCCAAGTATCATCCTCTCAGCAGAAGATAAAGTCTCTTCCCTGCCTGAATGTCAGCCGTCTGTGGTCAAACCTGTTGTGGTTTCTGTGGTCTGTTTTTAAGCAAGCTCCTGAAGCAGGTCCTCCCACATCCACCACCATCACAGGATAAAGCTGAAAGAATCTCATAAATGTCGTCTCACTGTTAATGATAAACATTCCTCAAGCTTTCTTTGGTTTCGCAGATACTTGATCTTTATTTATCTTCTGTTAATCACAGACACAGCGTGGCATTACTTGACTAAGACGTTTCCTTTCTCTGTGCAGGCAGGTATTAtgtaaagataagataagataagataatcctttattttctccctcagtggggaaactcactttgtttgcagcagtacacttaacacaatgaaaataaaaaagaaacagtgcaaaaaagcagggcCAATGggcgaaatgaaacaaatgGGCCAAATGGGAAATGAAACAAATGGGCCACAAATGGGaaatgaaaatgggaaaaaaaatgggcCCAAATGGGAAATGAAACAAATGGGCCACATGTTGTCATATActgcatatatacagtatgtggtcTCTTTGGATACAGAACTCCAAGCTTCTATCTTCACAGGCAGCTTTTTTGGGCCAGTGGACACTGTTGTGGAAACTAATGTCTGAATCTCTGGACTGAACCGAGTGcatctaagttaccaagaataatacttgagtagatttaattaagcaTCTGCATGCAAatgggtcagaacatacatGAGGCATGTCAGTGCAGAAATGACACAGAACACAGGAAGCATATTGATTTCAAGGCATAAATGATGATTCATCCCTACGATTCTGGTAGAGAAATCATTATAATGTCAGAACTAATCTTTTAGGGGAGGTAGAGTGTCAGTCTGCACACTCTGTAAAAGGCTAAATTTGCTCTTCGCAACAGTTTTGTTTTAATCCAAGTGGCAAAGGCTAGATTTTCCATCACAGACACTTACACATTTGGAGGGTCCTGAGATCAAACCATAGACATGACAGTAAGAAGATGACCACTCTAGGAACACATATAGTGCTGCAGGATGTCACGGAGACTGAAGCGATGCCACCTTTTAATAaatggtacaaaatgacttgaAGCCTCATTTTGTTCTGGCATCCTTCTTCAGTTCCTCCTAAATGAGTCTTCTCAGACAAGATAAAAGTGTACACCATCTAAACCTAGACCTAAAATTAACATTATAATATATGGTTTAAAacatgtatttgtttgttttccacaTATTTATGTTGCAACTGCCAGCCAGTCATTTTATCTTCAAACCTGTTTTTGTCTGCTGGCAGCAGAAATGGACACACCCAGCACTCACACTGCGAATCTAACATAATGTACAAAAGCACTTCTTAAGAACATGCTTTCAATAAATGTACACGTCCTCAGGCCAAATGTGAAAGTGACACAAGAGAAAGaggatatttatttatacttttGTGCATAAAGATACCAAGATACAAGTCAGGCTGTTTCAACGTAAAGGGTCCATACACATAACTGTTAATACTCACACACTAAtgtttgtaaatgtattttattttgaagaaagaaattgaaaaaaaaaggttcaagatgcagcagttgACTCAAACAGAGAAGAGGCAAACATTAGTACCGACACAAATATATAGAACAAATAGGAAATCATTGATAGTGTTTGTCTGCTGTTGATATGTGCTTTTCTTACCAtctggtgtgtttgtgtttttagtaaAACGTAACAGATATTTCAACTAAGCAGCTTAACTGGTAGACTGCTATGCCCCAACATCCCCTTACATcctaaaaagatgaaaaaggcaACATATGATGCATTTTTGCTTATTTGCAATGAAGCTGCATCTATTTATCGTCATTTTCCATCTGTTTGTTTCGACATCTTCGTTCTTGCCCTTCTCCACCGTCATAGTGGGTCGTTTTTGGTCTGCCGCTGTTTTGCATCTATATTCACTTTGAATATACAATACTTTATTCACACATCAAACTCAGCCTTCCCACTTACAATGTAGCATGATAAACACTATCAATGATAGCAAATATTAGAAAACATGTTATCTCATGGCATATTGAGGTTTGcaagcagaaaaaataaatgtacatatttttaaaatcaGGCAGATTCACATCATTTCAATGTCAGGCTCTATAAAGTTGATATTTTACACATTCATtcacagtctttttttttttaatctacaaAATCAGAGaaaaggggcctcgcattgtaAACCCGTTCTTCTCTTTGGTGGTTTGCAATCTTCTGctttttttataaattattttatACTGAAGTCAGGATTAAGTACAGAAAGGTTTccaaagaaaatgtgttttgttcCATTTGggtaaaaaaagaaggaagttcTGGTTAATTTTCATTTGCTTTAGTATGGtctaaaattaaatgaatacatAAGAGTCTGGACAGACTTCAGTAGCTTCAGTGAAATGCCAGAACGAGTATGTAAAATATTTCGTGCATATATTCAAGCTGTGAAAACAGTATTTAGAATCAAAATAATTCCTCcttctgaattgaattgaaaatgaatTGGAGAATCAGTGTTTAAGCCTTTGGGACATCATAGAAATCAAAGACATACTGTAAGGTGCAATGACTTATTTGTTAACCCTTCATACTTTTACACCAGAAAACTCCACCTCCTTCATGTGAGCAGAACGGGCAGAATcgagttaataaaaaaaacatacaaaaaagaaaaaaacatctcaAAATGCAGTTTGATTATGCTGATGTAACTGTTGAAAAGTAACCAGGAATTATCTGTAGATGAATGAGCTCACTGTGCACAGCGGTAAAAGAAAGATCATCAACGGGGATCCaaaagcagcagctccatgatGATACAGTTCTGCAGAGGAGAGTCTGATGCTGGTCCGCTGGTCTGAGATCAGTCAGCCACCGCCGCACATCATGCTGCCAGGTGTATTTTCTGGACGTGCCTCTGCTTCACATCTTTTAGGCTGattcattttcatctgttttatgAAGTTGGCTTCCTGTGCTATTGAACACATGTTCTTATCTTCTTCTCACTGAGTCTTCACTTTCTTGGTAACTGATTCTCGTCTTCTGGGTTTGCAGCCATAAAGTCtggtaaatataaaaatgacagCAGGAAGGTGCTTTTAGTTCAAATTTGAACAGAAATCAGTATAATATAGTACAGTGGTATATAGTGTGATccaaatagaaaaaaagcaacagttATTCTGGTTTAAGTATAATGCTACATGTAATTGCAAAATAACGTAACATATAAATCGATGCAAGGGTAATAATTTCGGGGTCTGATATCTGGTCGTGCatggtttgtgtttttatacTATTGCATTGTTGTCACACCTTCGCTGGTAGAgatagaggaagaagaggagctcATCTCTGAAGCAGGCCAGTTgatgggaggaggagaaggacacagaggtggagaaAAGGGAGGCGCAGGAGCACAGATCTGAAATCAGCGTGTTCACTCCCTGGCGGACGAGAGGAGGATCTATTACAGCTGCTGGAAAACCTCAAATCATGTTCAGAGTAGAAGTTAAATGATGGATTATTGTAAATAATGTTGCTGGAAAAAATGCAGTTGATCTGTTCTCAACTGCATAAAAGCATGCTGGGAGTTTGTGAACGAGTCAGAAAAACACTCACTCTGTACATCAACACTGTCCCCTGCAGGTGACTCACGGACTTCAGCTGTTTCACAGCAAGACATCAATACACAGAGATGATCATCAGTACAGATAGGATTTACAATATCTGAATGATTTAAACACATTCAGCACAGTAGTCGGAGCTTTTTTGTGTTTAACTAAGAAACTTATCTGCTTCTGGTTTATCTTACCTTATGATTGATGAAGAGCTGAGGAGCCATTGACAAAAAGCCAAATGCATATACTCCTGAGGGAAGGAGTATCAAAGCATCAGTAAAACATTGGTGTTTCAAATTAAACCTTTCATTTTAGTAACGTTTTAAAGGATGTCAGTGAAATTCACCTGAACATCAGCTAAAATGAGAATCAATGAACAAAAACTCACCAGTAACCAGGCTGTTGATCAACCATGAATAGTAACTGTCAACACAATACAATCTTATGTTATCAAATTAGTCAAAAATGCATATTAAGACTAAACTGTTTAGCTTTATACATATGCACGCTGGTGTACCCAAGATGAATGAATTCTGTTCAAGAAGTATTCATTTCTGACTTGGATCTGACGGCTTCCATGGCAagtaaaatcaaaacaaaacaaaagagttTGTGTTGAAGTGTTAAAGGTTGGTGgtaaaaatgtaatgttttgaTGCTATGTGTGAAAACAACATGAGCCAAGCAGGGGGCTTAAATCCGATGATAGCTCACCTCCTCTGGCGTAAGTAGGCCAGCGATAAAACCGCCCCACCGATGCACAGAGGATACACCAGATAGGACAAGCACCTGGAAGCCTGGAGGGGAAAGCACAAAGCATGAAAACAGACTGAAACCTCACAACTGGGGAGAATGAGACAACCTTGGACATACCTGTGCATCGTACTCCACTGTCTTCCGCTCATCTTCATCCAACTTTTTCATCTGCACAGTAAAACAGGAGGCAGTGGTGGTTCAAAGCCTTTCTCCATTCTACACATTACAACTTCTGAGAAGATGGATGGTAAATGCTCTATACTCACACGAAACCTTTTGCTTATCTGAATCTTAAATGCTTTAAACACCTTCCACACCTGTGTAGTGAAGAATAAATGGTTTTAAATTGCCTTTATTGATCTGTGTGATTCTCATTTGTCTGATGGGAACCAGTTAGAACAAGTACCTCCACACACGCTCCCAGTCCTACAGGAAGAAGCACCAGCAGACTGGTCTCCTCCAGCAGATGCAGGAAAATCAACAAAGTGCAAAGGCAACGCCACAGAACTGGAAACAGtccaaagggggaaaaaaattagGAAAGTTACATCAGATTTTTCCTTGTGCCAATTGTTGTGTGTTACATCACTTTAAGCTAATGTtattaaatcgtttttttttctctcataaaTTCTGTAAATGAAGAGTGGAGATTGTTGCAATGCAGTGATATCTACCTGACTTCGGAGACATTCCCACCATGCTCTTCTTTTTACTCCATGAACTGATGTCATTTTTAAGAGCCAGAAATTCACAGATGAGCTGgtgcaaaaacagaaaacatgctTTCTTTATTTTGCAGGCTTGACTTGATATTGATCTGTGCTGTTATGTGCCCAGATCTATCACATTCTATTCAACAAGTCATCCTCTATTAACAGGCACAGCATATTTGATACGGGATGGGGTTTTGTATCGTCTCACTTGCAGAGCTGTGATGAGTGCAGTCAGCACTAGAAGGTAAAGGTTGGATCCCACTAGAGTTTCTTTAATCTCATCAATGTTCTCCTCAGTGAAGCCTTTATGAGCACAGAGAGGCGTTTACTGTCACAACGGTCAAGATTTGATCTTTACTTtacttatctttttttatctttattcccAAAATGTAACTGTAAGCCATTTAATACGTTATATGCatacaaaataataaacaataaatctGTAAACTTGTTATCTCACCAAACTGTCGCAGGGAATAAACTATGTCGTTTAGATGCACCCAAAACCTGAATCTTCTCAAAGACAGTCCCTCATATGACACTGTCAGAGGGAgcttcatgctgctgctgctgatctcCTGCCAGCAGGAAGTTAGAGAGAGTCATCCAGGACAAGcacaatcaaattaaaacattttctttatcGGTGTGCATTCAACTTGGCATGTAAAGCTTTCCCACCACAAGGTCTTTGACGCTGTAGCTGAGCTCATTGACCAGCAGCAGGGGGAGGTAGATTGTCTGTCTGGCGTCCTGGGAGCTGCAAAAATAGACACACACAGGAAGTTTAATTTCTGCAAGCATGTTCACAGCCAGGGAGGTTTAAGGGGGGAGGCAGATGAACGGACACATATACTGTGTGTATGTTGAAATCAGGCAGATTTAGTTTACTTTTTGCCAAGAATGTTGTTGTAATGTTGTTTCTGTATAATAACGCCTGTTCCAGACTGTaaaactttagttttttttttttacaatgaagTTCCCAGAAAAGAtcattttgtttttaccttctgaagattttttcttttctttttttaaacagttggCATTGATCTATTTCTGGCCTCTTGTGACTTACACTCTCATGTAGCGGCGTACATCACTGGGAAGCCCCGCCTTGCTGAAGCTGAACTCCTCTGACATCATAGTGATCGACAAGCGCGGCCTCCAATATGACACTGGACGGTCCAATCCAGGCTTCTGATGACGccacaaaaataaatgattcgcAGCAAAGTTGCATGGTTACATCCGTCACAAAGGTGACTTGTGGTTGAAATATGAGGCAATTTGAGACATGCTGACTTCAAAAGTTACCTTCATTGTGCCCTTCTGGCCCTCTGTGGGAGGAGGAATCAAGTAGGTGGTGAGCTGAGCTGCATAGTGGACTTCTTTTCTGTCCTCCAGAGGTGAAACACCCACTTTGTGAACATAAACAACAGCATACAGAGTCCCATTGGCTCGCGTCTCCTCTGACAGAGAGATGTTCACCTGTCTGTTGAGGTAGCGACATGCACAGAAGTTGGAAAAAATTACCTATTACAGCTTTTGAAATTGTGAATTGCTGAAATAAAATGTACCCATATTGTGATGTTTAGCCCACCTCTCAAATGAAGAGTGAGGGTCAAAGGGGTCCACTTTAACGGCAAAATTGAGTTGGCTGTTGTCTGGCACGAGGCAGGTGTAGATGCTCAGCTGAATAAAGCAGGAAAGAAAGTTATTCTTTGAAAGCTTAATCTCAAAATTGTCTCAAAATCCTTCCAACAAtcatcatgtctgcctcattctgctgcacctgcttcacctttcactttaaaaaaattgtaCATATGTTATTTAGagcctacctcatactgctgcacctttcagttttttaattgtatatatgttaataagtgccacatttgtttatttactgtttgctattttttaaatctgggtacagtgagcgaaattaccggagtcaaattccttgtcgggcaatgttcaaacttggccaataaaatcTGATTCTGATCTGATTCTTCTTTTGAAAATGTGATGCAAGCACTGATTTGAatgttgaaaataaaaacaaaacaagactgtGCTCCAAATGTGAACACATGATGTTCATCactaaatgaaaaaatattattttgatgATGAAACAGTTGTAAAAACATCATTAAGTTTAACACCAACACTCATCATTATGTTAAAATATGAATTATTATGAATCCTATCTGAATTCCTGCATGCAGCTAAATATAATAAACTTTGCTCCTCTATGTAAATTCTGTTTTACACTGAGCAACACATAATCTTTATATCTTATAAACACATTATATGACTGGGAAATTATGTCAAGGATACAACACATTCTTTTTTGAGGGCTGCTTGTTGAGTTATCCCATGTAAATGTCATGATGACATGATTCATCCCCTGCTAAAAATCCCAAAGCAGGACTGTGCTTGCCTGTAGCCTCGGTCTGGCTGCCAGGTAGGAGGTGATGCAGGTCTCTCCTCTGCCTCCCTCGCAGGGTTTGGTGTTGAGGAAGCCGTACAGCAGCCAGGCGGTGTGGAGCATGTACACGAAAAACACCCCGAACAGCAGCTTCGCCACCGAGCTCCTCTTACCTCCGCTCTCTTTGTCCGATTTGGAGTAACAAGATGGGAACATGGCGGATAAGAACTGTATTAAACTAAGAAAAATACTGGTTTGATGTagcaaaataaaagaagatgATCGGAGACAACGTCAAAGAACACAATCCCCACGCTTTCCTCTCAGCCGCAGCATCCTTCCGGTGCTCTGCATCCTGCCTGCAGAGGGATGCtgatgaagcctgaattatggtccgcgttagatcgacggcgtagggtacgcggcgacgcgcaccgtacgccgtaggctctgcgttggtgtaacgtgggaccataaatcagccttaagaaaCCCCGCGGCGCAGCGCGCACAGCATTTTTTTAAGCGGCCAAGTGGGATGTGAAACCCagtttaacaataataataataataataataataataataaaaaaataataataatgataataataataataataataataataataataataataataataataataataataataataataataataataataataataataataataataataataataataaaaacatgtatAGCAGAAGACATTGAACTGTTCCCAGCTCAAA
Coding sequences within it:
- the LOC133427353 gene encoding lipid scramblase CLPTM1L-like, which codes for MFPSCYSKSDKESGGKRSSVAKLLFGVFFVYMLHTAWLLYGFLNTKPCEGGRGETCITSYLAARPRLQLSIYTCLVPDNSQLNFAVKVDPFDPHSSFERQVNISLSEETRANGTLYAVVYVHKVGVSPLEDRKEVHYAAQLTTYLIPPPTEGQKGTMKKPGLDRPVSYWRPRLSITMMSEEFSFSKAGLPSDVRRYMRVSQDARQTIYLPLLLVNELSYSVKDLVEISSSSMKLPLTVSYEGLSLRRFRFWVHLNDIVYSLRQFGFTEENIDEIKETLVGSNLYLLVLTALITALQLICEFLALKNDISSWSKKKSMVGMSPKSVLWRCLCTLLIFLHLLEETSLLVLLPVGLGACVEVWKVFKAFKIQISKRFRMKKLDEDERKTVEYDAQASRCLSYLVYPLCIGGAVLSLAYLRQRSYYSWLINSLVTGVYAFGFLSMAPQLFINHKLKSVSHLQGTVLMYRGVNTLISDLCSCASLFSTSVSFSSSHQLACFRDELLFFLYLYQRRLYGCKPRRRESVTKKVKTQ